The genomic region ATAATAATGGGTACAGAGGCTAAAGTCAGCCCGAATAAATAAAAAGGGTTTAGAAATGAGAACATAACAAAGTACCGGTGACTTTGTGCTAAGTGGCCAGTACTCAGTACTTAGCACAAAGTCACCGGTACTATTTATTTCTGCGTAGCAGATAGGTTGCAAGGGTTACATCCAGAGGTGTAGAAGTATTAAACAGGGCATAGTCAATTCGATTCTTTCGGCAGTTATCCCTAAGCTCATCGATAAAGGCGCGGATACGGGATAAATACTCATTTCGAATCACCTTACTGTCTGCCATGACTTTCAGATCTGACTCCATATCTTCAAACAAGATGAAATCGCTGAAAGGAAATTCCAGTTCTGCCGTATCCAGGATATGCAATACAACCACCTCGTGCTTTCTGTACCTGAAGTGCTTTAAGCTATCCAGAACCTGTTTGGGATCATCAAACAAATCCGAGATGACAATGATAAGCCCGCGTCGTTTAATATTCTTTGCTAAATCCGTTAAGGCCTTACTGATATTTGTCTTCTTTGAGGGCTTTAGATTCTCCAGTTTGTCATGGATTACCTTGATGTGGGAAAGGGTCGAGCGAGGGGGAACAAAATCGGCAATATCTTCATTAAAGGTCATAAACCCCACAGCATCTCCCTGTTTAACCATTAAATAAGCCAGAGAAGCTGCCACATAGCTCCCGTACTCTAACTTTGTCATTTTACCGTCTGAGCTATACCCCATGGAATTACTGCTATCCAATAGCAGATAACATCTTAAATTGGATTCTTCTTCAAACTGTTTAACATAATATTTATCCGACTTACCATAGAGTTTCCAATCGATATGCCGAATCTCGTCTCCTTCTACATATTCTCGATGTTCAGAGAACTCCACACTAAATCCATGGTAAGGACTTTTATGAAGTCCTGCGATAGTCCCCTCTACAATATACCTGGCTTTGAGGGAAATACTGGATAACTTGGCAATGACCGTGGGATCCAGGAAAGTTCGATGGGATGATACAACCACTTCTTTGTTTAATCCAGAGTCCAAAGTTTAAAGCCTTCCCATGGAAAACTCTGAACTTTGGACTTCCTGGTACTTAGGCTTTTAAGAAATAGTCTCCGGTGTTTCCTCTATGAGTTTT from Candidatus Limnocylindrales bacterium harbors:
- a CDS encoding DUF58 domain-containing protein, whose protein sequence is MDSGLNKEVVVSSHRTFLDPTVIAKLSSISLKARYIVEGTIAGLHKSPYHGFSVEFSEHREYVEGDEIRHIDWKLYGKSDKYYVKQFEEESNLRCYLLLDSSNSMGYSSDGKMTKLEYGSYVAASLAYLMVKQGDAVGFMTFNEDIADFVPPRSTLSHIKVIHDKLENLKPSKKTNISKALTDLAKNIKRRGLIIVISDLFDDPKQVLDSLKHFRYRKHEVVVLHILDTAELEFPFSDFILFEDMESDLKVMADSKVIRNEYLSRIRAFIDELRDNCRKNRIDYALFNTSTPLDVTLATYLLRRNK